A window of the Mus pahari chromosome 1, PAHARI_EIJ_v1.1, whole genome shotgun sequence genome harbors these coding sequences:
- the Rgs9bp gene encoding regulator of G-protein signaling 9-binding protein: MAREECKALLDALNKTTACYHHLVLTVGGSADTQDLREELQKTRQKARELAMTTGARLTVALRDRSLATEERAEFERLWVAFSGCLDLLEADMQRALALGAAFPLHAPRRPLVRTGVAGGSSAIAARALSTRSLRHEAESDFDVADLPQLEREVLQVGEMIDDMEMKVNVPRWTVQARQAAGAELLSGASAGASSAGGISVEERAGPCDPSKALAATVFSAVLLVAVALALCVAKLS, translated from the coding sequence ATGGCCAGAGAGGAATGCAAGGCGCTGCTAGACGCGCTCAACAAGACCACAGCGTGCTACCATCACTTAGTGCTTACTGTGGGCGGCTCCGCGGACACTCAGGACCTACGCGAAGAGCTGCAGAAGACCCGCCAGAAGGCGCGGGAGCTGGCCATGACGACCGGCGCCCGGTTGACCGTCGCGCTCCGGGACCGGAGCTTAGCTACCGAGGAGCGCGCGGAGTTTGAGCGGCTCTGGGTGGCCTTTTCAGGCTGCCTGGACCTGCTCGAAGCCGACATGCAGCGCGCACTAGCGCTGGGAGCCGCCTTCCCGCTGCACGCGCCGCGCCGGCCACTTGTTCGCACTGGGGTAGCCGGCGGCTCCTCTGCTATAGCCGCACGCGCCCTGAGTACCCGCAGCCTGCGGCACGAAGCCGAGAGCGACTTCGATGTCGCCGATCTGCCCCAGTTGGAGCGCGAAGTCCTTCAGGTGGGCGAGATGATCGACGACATGGAAATGAAAGTCAACGTGCCCCGCTGGACTGTACAGGCGCGACAGGCGGCAGGCGCCGAACTCCTGTCGGGTGCCAGTGCTGGCGCGTCCTCCGCCGGTGGCATTTCGGTAGAGGAGCGCGCGGGACCCTGCGACCCCAGCAAGGCCCTGGCTGCCACCGTTTTCAGCGCCGTGCTGTTGGTGGCTGTGGCCCTCGCCTTATGTGTGGCAAAGCTGAGCTGA